The genomic interval TTAGCAAACGTGAAACCACCGATAAGTAACTTTCAAGGTTTCAAACTTTCATAGTTGCCCGCTATggacattcatttaaatacaaatgccCATAAATCCCCATAAGCTAATATATTGATGCATAAATGATAACCGAATAAAATCGGCAGGTCTGTGTCGGTTTAAGGTTCTCGTAAATACCATTAGCTTGGTATAAAAGCCACTGCGAGATCTTAAGGTGGCTAAAAGTCTGCGTGGCTGAGCAGGAGGACTTTAAAACCCATGACTAAAGTCACACTCACATTCCTGTGGGTCAGGTGTTAGTGTCACGATGTTCACCATCACTTTGCCACACTTTAACAAAAACTAATAGAAAATGTACCACAGGCCATCCAAAATACGCTAAAAAAAGTCCACATTATGGTGCTAGTGACCTCTCGGAAAGCATCGAAACAATATCTCtgctcttgttttgttttctggaAGGAAATTTCCAGTCAGGTCTAGCAATGATAAGAATGAGCCTAGTAGTCAAAGTTTTTCATTTGGACTTTTCTGCGTCTTTTCTGCCCTCTCCTCGCATCCCAGCCTGGATGTTGTTGTTCTCGCCCTAAtgtctgcattttttaaaacatgcaatgcGTGGTATAAATTGTGCAATGGCAAAAGAAATGCGTTTCGCTATAACGCCAACGATCGCGTAGTTAAATCCGTTCACCTTCCTCTCCAGATCCCCGTTCATCGGTCTGAAACCCGCGTCCATTCTTGCTTCGCTCCTCAGGTGATGTCGACTCGCTGGATGCTTCTGTGCACTTTGTGCCCCCCCATCCGAAACTCGGGCCATTTAAAAGTACCACGTGACACCACACCCCCAGAGCCGTCCCGTGCGCGTGTCACGCTTGCCCACAAACCCCTGGGGTATCACATCTGGTTCGTGTTGTCCGGTAAGAAAGAGTTCCCGGGGGGGCCTCTGGGCTGAGAGCGGAGTTCAAAGTCAGCATTTCGTAACGATCTCTCAgccgttttgtttttcttcttactCGGTgtcgttaaaaaaaaatccctgttAGTGAACGCACTTGCTTAATGCGTTTTAAAGGGGATTTGAGCGTTCAAGATTGGGAAAGCGCGCAGCATCCCGTTATTAATAATCATCACTACCTGTTGATTTTCTGTTTGTGACCGCACGGTGGCACCAAGGAGCCTAAAAGCGACCGGGACTGGGTTAAACGATACGCCGATCTCAGAAAgatatgcttttttaattgGTTTGTTTCCCGCCGGAAACAATCTGTCGGAATTCGGACGCGAAATGCAGCAGTTAGCTAACGAATAGTGAGTTAGCTAACGAATAGTGAATTAAGTCGAGTCCAAAACGAgctctattttttattattattcattagtGACCTTTTTGTCGTGTTTTGtactgaaacacaaacaaagtcGTACATCCTCAGGTGAGCGCGGCCCCTGCCTGATTGTGGTCAGGTAATGCCAATACGCTTCTGCTAATTGCACTTTGTTATGTTTAGCTAAACTTTTCTTCAACTACTAGCGAGCTGCGAAGGCCTGCTCGCACACGGTTCCTCATTTTGATGACTTTTGCGCGGTTCAAGTCTTAGGGGGCACTTTTAATAACGTAGACCGTGCACACAGTCTGCATTTAGCTCATAGGCTCTAAAAGCAGATTCgcgtatttttttatttgtgtttaataaatcGATGTTTGCGCACAGGCGTGTGCTTAGGCGTGTGCGAGCCATTCGTGACTTCGCCACCAGGTGGCGGTAGGTGTCTGTGCAATTTACGAAACATCTATTCTGTTCAAAACACTTCATTTCTTTAATGCAATGCACATAAGCTACTCGTTTAAATTGCAGGGCGACAGCAAACGTGCAAAAAGTGTATAAACCGAACAAAAAGTATCACTGAAAGGGCTTTACCTCGACGTTGGGTGTTTTGTGATCACTGGATATGGTGATATGagattattgtatttttgcatgTCTGTTTACACAGGGAGTACAGGCCCATGACCAAACCTGAACGAGAGAAGCCCAACAAAGCTAAGACTCGTCTTAAAGGAACATCTGGACACCGTTTCTCTTCAGCGGAGCCTGCTGATGCTTCCAGGTGAGGTAAAGTTAGGatacactcacaaacacacacacacacacacacacacacacacacacacagatcaagGCACAGATACAAGATAAATTAGATGAGTATGATATGACCAACACGTCTGGCCTTTGCCTTAAAGCGGCTCTTCTTGAAGTTGGTTAAAGGGGCCTACATCAAAGTGGGACATCACTTTGCAAAAATGCATGGGATAAAGTGAGACAGTTCCTGGCCATTTGCGTTGTTTTTTACAGCGCCACACCAAACGATTTAGCCTCTAAAACTTCAACATGTTTTTTGGGGATGGGACCCATTCACAGACCGCTCTTAAAAGGCTAGTTAGGGCGTTAAACCAACGAGACGGTTTGCAAGCTGCAATGGCTATCCAAGGCATTACCAGCGGTTAACAAGGAATCGTTTAGTTCATTCACGAAGGCGACCGCGCCGACGCGCTCTCGTCCACTAACGCGAAGAAATAGCAGCGCATTAAACGCCGCGCACCTGCTTTCAAAGGCGCGCCAATGAATAGCCGCCGAGGCgatcaaacaaacaacaaaaaaactttacaatGTAGTTTTAACAGCTAACAAATTGAAATATAATCCCGCGCATCAGACCCGGGTTTATAGGAGAAAACAAACGGCTTTGTgtggatttgttttgtttttattatttcgcCGCGGCTCTCCGAGTTGTAAGACGGGCAGAGGTGTTTCAATGGGAGCGCAGACGCCCAGATGCCATATTAATTATTACACTCGGGAGTGACTGGAACCTTTCCCTCGGCCTGGAGTATCGCGAAAGAAAGAGAGGCTTACAAAACGCTAATTGGACTCTGCGAATGCGCTGACAGAGCATGGTGGATATGTTTCAGAGAGACCCAGCCGGAGTGAATAGAACCCACGCTTCTTTTCTAAACGCCCTTGCTGCGCTAAAAAAGGAGAagggggaaagagagagagagagagagagagagaggggaggggaGAAAGGAAAGTTGGAGGGGGCTGGGTGCTTGAATGCTGGCCTGATCTTGAATGCCTCGGCCAACTAAGAGAAATTACACAATTTCCAGCCCCCGCCCTCGCGCTGCGCTCCGCGTGCGTCGTGCGCGCACACAAAACCGGCGCAGGCAAAGTCATTCAGACGAAGTTGGTTGAAAGCAACGCGCCATTATCGTGCGCTGTGAAAGAGGCGAAATTAATCGAGAGATGCACTGGAAGCAAATAGAGCGAATAAGGtgtgaggtttttttaaaagaaaaaaaagcgcGCCCGCAAAACAACCCATCCGTTCCGCCTTTCCAGCTGTGATGATTTCTAATAATGACCGGCCAAATTTATCTCGCGCGGACAAAGATCGCCCGCGTGGAACAATATCGCGTGGCTGTAACGCGTTAACGGTGTAATAATTGCCGCGACGAGTGTGAATTCATAACCAAGCTACACCTGAGCCCGACGAAAGCCGAGCGCGTTCAATGAGTTTATTTACCTCTCAGCCGATTCGTCTTAAGCGCGACAGCGGTTGCAAATTATTTGTTGTGTTTGCTTTAAGATCTGGTTTATTTGATAAGCAGAGAGCCTTATGTGGCAGGGTTTGGAGGTGATTAAATAGTATGGCGAGCTATGTTGAtttcagaaatagtttttttttcataaacgACAAGTCGGGGCAAGTTGTCACGTGcattaatgttacatttgttgGCGAACAATGTATATTGTagctttgttttgtgttcatcAACCTTTTTATCTTGTTAGTGCTGTTTAATAGCagatttaattatgaaaaataatcttCTTTACGCATGATACTgccatttataatacatatatatatatatatatatatatatatatatatatatatatatatatatttttttacgatTTTATGGTGTTTAGCAGTAAATAAAGTCAGCATGCATCATTCTTATATTTTACTCAAGTTTTTTTTCCGTTACTTATCTTAAAATGAGTTATTCGTTTCTCAAAGCGTCCTGAAGAAAACCCGAAGCGCGCCGTTGTTAAATTTTACAAGGTCACGGGATGCCTTTATTGCCGCTCGGAgttgagtgtgtgcgtgtgtttgttcTCCGACAAACACTTGTCATAACCGAAAAACACCTCTAGTCATTCTTTACGAGAAGTTGTTTACTCAGTGGCAGGAGCGGCACGCGCCCGGCGTACGCAACGCAAGCGCATCTCTGGGGGCGTGGTCAGGAGGAACGCGCGGCGGGCCGCCGGCGTATTGAAAAGGCCGCGCTGTTACCATCTCACAACTCAGAGCAGGTCGAGAGTCCGGTGCAACCCCTGCCCATTGAAGCCACACGTGAACGCCACGAGCAAGACGCACGGCCGCTGGGCATCCCAAAGAAAACTTTTTGCGTTTTTTCTCGCtccttttcttttcctccgcGAAATGGACATCACTGCCAAGATGGAAATAAGCGTAAACCAGCAGCAGTTCATGCCACCTGCCTGCTTTTTCGCCTCTCAGAGCATCCAGCTCAGTCCGACCGACAGCCAGTGCAGCAACAAGTCCGCGTCCAAGCAGGCGAAAAGGCAGCGCTCGTCCTCTCCGGAGCTGCTCCGGTGCAAAAGGAGGCTCAACTTCGCCGGCTTCGGGTATAGCCTGCCCCAGCAGCAGCCGCACGCGGTGGCCAGGCGCAACGAGAGAGAGCGCAACCGGGTAAAGCTGGTGAACAACGGCTTCGCCACTCTCCGCGAACACGTTCCCAACGGAGCGGCGAACAAGAAGATGAGCAAAGTGGAGACGCTGCGCTCGGCTGTGGAGTACATCCGCGCGCTCCAGCAGCTTCTGGACGAGCATGACGCGGTGAGCGCGGCGTTCCAGTCAGGCGTCCTGTCACCCACCATCTCCCAAAATTACTCCAACGACATGAACTCTATGGCCGGCTCGCCCGTGTCCTCTTACTCCTCGGATGAGGGCTCCTACGACCCTCTGAGTCCAGAAGAGCAAGAGCTCCTGGACTTCACCAACTGGTTTTGAACGTTCGCGAAATCAAGGTTGGTATGAATTAAGCTCATCTCTGTCGCCGCCGTAGCTGCGCCTCCCTGTTGTTGATGCGAGATGCTCACCATGTCCCGTTCTCTTTCTAGGAAATGCCTAAAAATCGCAGCACTCGCTTGGGAGGAACCCGGGTGTCCTCCAAGAACACAAAGCACTGCGTTTGCGCTTCGGTCCGGTTCGGATAGACTCGAATCCGCACCCAGAGATGGCCCACACAAACCGGCAAACCACGGGGTCCCGAGTGTCAAAGAGCCAAAGGACTAAAAGGGAAGAGCGGGAGTCCAGTCCTTCCAGCGCATCCGCCCaagaaatctatttttaaaatgactttccaCTACACTGTGGCGCGtatactaaaaacaacaacaataagcAAAACGTTGTTCTTTTACCTATGCTAATGTAATCAAAGAAGGTTTGCCCTGATTGACCCCTCTCACAAACTCTAATATGCTTCCAACTTGGCGAATTTTATTATATGAAGTTCTATTTGTATaa from Puntigrus tetrazona isolate hp1 chromosome 4, ASM1883169v1, whole genome shotgun sequence carries:
- the ascl1a gene encoding achaete-scute homolog 1a, whose protein sequence is MLPVAGAARARRTQRKRISGGVVRRNARRAAGVLKRPRCYHLTTQSRSRVRCNPCPLKPHVNATSKTHGRWASQRKLFAFFLAPFLFLREMDITAKMEISVNQQQFMPPACFFASQSIQLSPTDSQCSNKSASKQAKRQRSSSPELLRCKRRLNFAGFGYSLPQQQPHAVARRNERERNRVKLVNNGFATLREHVPNGAANKKMSKVETLRSAVEYIRALQQLLDEHDAVSAAFQSGVLSPTISQNYSNDMNSMAGSPVSSYSSDEGSYDPLSPEEQELLDFTNWF